Proteins encoded together in one Synechococcus sp. A15-62 window:
- a CDS encoding 2-deoxyribose-5-phosphate aldolase, which yields MADPAQELPDLPPRLDQAILDPLLTRDQLQALCDSGMQEGVRAICTTPRQLPLLRDRIGTTDAGPRLVAAIGFPFGAIPAELKLAEAEWCAAHGAQELDVVPDFNALANGDSGAFAEELAALCELGLPVRAVLDMARLESEQLELAVEAAIDAGAAGLQTSNGFGPACHSDQILALKQLIRKRCAIKAAGGIHSLSHAGDLLLAGADLLGTSSAPALLQAQRRPAA from the coding sequence ATGGCTGATCCAGCCCAAGAGCTCCCCGACCTACCCCCCCGGCTGGATCAGGCGATCCTCGACCCGCTGCTGACCCGTGACCAACTCCAGGCCCTCTGCGATTCGGGAATGCAGGAGGGCGTGCGGGCCATCTGCACCACACCGCGTCAACTGCCACTGCTGCGGGACCGCATCGGGACCACCGACGCAGGCCCCCGCCTGGTGGCGGCCATCGGCTTTCCCTTCGGAGCCATTCCCGCTGAGCTCAAGCTGGCCGAAGCGGAGTGGTGTGCCGCCCATGGCGCCCAGGAGCTCGATGTCGTGCCCGATTTCAACGCCCTGGCCAATGGCGATTCAGGCGCCTTTGCCGAGGAACTGGCCGCCCTCTGCGAGCTGGGGCTTCCCGTGCGGGCCGTCCTGGACATGGCCCGTCTGGAGAGCGAACAGCTGGAACTGGCCGTGGAGGCCGCCATTGATGCTGGCGCTGCGGGGCTGCAAACCAGCAACGGCTTTGGCCCGGCCTGCCATTCCGATCAGATCCTTGCGTTGAAACAGCTGATCCGCAAACGCTGCGCCATCAAGGCAGCCGGTGGCATTCATAGCCTCAGCCACGCAGGAGACCTGCTGTTGGCGGGGGCAGATCTGCTGGGCACCAGCAGCGCGCCGGCTCTTCTGCAGGCCCAGCGCCGCCCCGCGGCCTGA
- the recO gene encoding DNA repair protein RecO: MAERRLTGLALKVGPLGEHDRLLSLLSDAEGVSRFAVPGARRPRSSLAAAAPLTLLELQVGGRSGLARVRQLRVLRSFSGLGQQLETLAAAQALCDLSLQLAAEDPVEGLLDTMQLHLERLEEHRADPELVLAGTVQACIHLLTLGGYGLPLQTCCITGDPLEPPLGQWDWRCSLLPQDGFAIDEQPGAAIQLNPSELALLQRLTRAELPRRRDGELMGPPAVWRRLLRVVEIWSRTHLNRPSKALAMLRETLLAGA, translated from the coding sequence ATGGCAGAACGACGCCTCACCGGACTCGCCCTCAAAGTGGGCCCCCTCGGCGAGCACGACCGCCTGTTGAGCCTGCTCAGTGATGCGGAGGGGGTCAGTCGCTTCGCCGTTCCCGGAGCACGCCGACCCAGGAGCAGTCTGGCCGCCGCGGCCCCCCTAACCCTGCTGGAACTGCAGGTGGGAGGACGCAGCGGCCTGGCCCGGGTGCGCCAACTGCGGGTGCTGCGCAGTTTTTCCGGCCTCGGCCAACAACTGGAAACCCTTGCTGCTGCTCAGGCGCTGTGTGATCTGAGCCTTCAACTGGCGGCCGAAGACCCCGTGGAGGGGCTGCTGGACACAATGCAGCTGCATCTGGAACGCCTGGAGGAACACCGAGCCGACCCGGAGTTGGTGCTGGCCGGCACGGTCCAGGCCTGCATCCATCTGCTCACCCTGGGCGGTTATGGACTGCCGTTGCAGACCTGCTGCATCACCGGCGATCCCCTGGAGCCACCGCTTGGCCAGTGGGACTGGCGCTGCAGCCTGCTGCCGCAGGACGGTTTTGCGATCGATGAGCAGCCTGGGGCAGCGATCCAGCTGAATCCCTCCGAACTGGCCCTGCTCCAGCGACTGACCCGGGCCGAACTACCGCGTCGCCGGGACGGTGAGCTGATGGGCCCCCCAGCCGTGTGGCGCCGGCTGCTGCGGGTGGTTGAAATCTGGAGCCGAACACATCTGAACCGACCCAGCAAAGCCCTGGCCATGCTGCGAGAGACGCTCCTGGCAGGCGCGTGA